The genomic region CGTCGACGGGAGCATAGCGTGCTATTTTGCGTTTATCACGATGCTCGCCGAAGTGAGCCGGGCCGAGCTGGGCCAGCAGGGAGATCTGGTGGACGCCATGGCACGCATGCAGCGCGTGGGCGCCGTCGTGCACGGCGTGCTGGAACCGGCTGAGGTTTCGGCAGCCCTCGAGCGCGCCGAGGCAGCATGGCGCGATCTGCCACACCGCGCCCTGTGCGAGGGCGCGTCGACCTTGGGCGTGATGCTCGCTCCCACGATGAGTGAACCCTCGGGACCCGAGCTCCCGCAGTATCTGGCTGCCGCAGAGAGCTTCGTGGCGCCCGACGTGCTCGGAGCGTCGGCGTGGCAGCGGGTGATGAACGTCCTCACGGAGCTGGCAGGCGGTCGCGCGGTGACACATCTGCACACGGCCGATGGCCGTCCCTACGCCCGCGCCACGCTACGCGTCTTCCAGAGCGGAGCGCAATCGCCACCCCACAACGACACCTATCCGGCGCTGCCGTGCTTGGAAGAGTTGGACCGCCAGCGGCAACGAGAGCTCCAACTCTCTTGGTACCTGATGCTCTCCGCGCCCGAGCGCGGCGGCCAGCTCGCGCTCTTTCCCGTGGTCCATGGTGATCCCGCCGCCCGCGACGCAGAGGCGGCAGCTCAGCTCCATGCCCCTACACTCTACGACGTGCGCCCTGGCGACATGATCGTCTTCGACGGCGGACGCTATCTGCATCGCGTCGAGCGCTGCGAAGGCCCGACTCCTCGGCGCACTCTCGGCGGCTTCGCCAGCCTGACTCGAGATGGCAGCGCGCTGTTGGTGTGGAGCTGACTTGGCGGACGGCTCTGCGGCGGCTAGGACATCTGAGCGATTGGCTACGAGTACGAGTACGAGGCTAGACTTGTCGCGGTTTCGTGGTGGACCATGAGTGGGAGCGAGCGGGCGGGGGTGAAGGTCTCGACGCGACGGGAAGTGCGCGTGCTGTCCCTGGCGAACCCGCCGGTGAACGCCCTGGCTGCGCCAGTGGTCGAGGAGCTGTACCGCGAACTCGAAAGCGCTCTGGCAGACACGTCGGTGAATGCGTTGGTGGTCACCGGCGAGGGCGGCGTGTTCATCGCCGGCGCTGACATCAATCGACTGCAGCGCATCGCGCGCGGAGAAGCCCTCGCGACGTCGAGCGCGCCCACTCTGCTCGACGTCAATGCGCTACTGGAGAGCGCTGCCAAACCCTGCGTCGCCGCCATCGACGGCTTCGCCCTCGGCGGCGGACTGGAGCTGGCCCTCGCGTGTCACGGGCGCGTGGGCACGCCCCGAGCGCGGCTCGGTCTGCCAGAGCTTCGCCTCGGCCTCATTCCTGGCGCCGGCGGCACGCAGCGCCTGCCGCGCCTGATTGGCGCCGAGGCTGCCCTGGAAATGATGCTCACATCCCGGGAGCTGCGTGGAGCCGACGCCCAGCGTCTGGGTCTGCTGGATGTCTTGGCCGACGCGGAGTCGCTGCTCGAAACCGCATGCGACCTCGCGCGAAAACTGGCCGCGCGGGGCCAGTGGGTCACCAGTCTGAAGCGCGGCGATCGCATCGGCGACTTGCCCACTGCTCGAGCCGTCGCGGAGTCTCAGCTCGAAGCGGTCCGCGCTCGCTATCGCAACCAACACCAAGCGGACGCCTGCGTGCGAGCCGTACTCGCGGGGGTGGAGCATGGCGCCAAGCACGGCGCGAAGGTGGAACGCGACGCGTTCCTCGAGCTGCTGGCGTCGACCGAGACCCGCGCGCTGATCC from Polyangiaceae bacterium harbors:
- a CDS encoding 2OG-Fe(II) oxygenase — encoded protein: MSRAELGQQGDLVDAMARMQRVGAVVHGVLEPAEVSAALERAEAAWRDLPHRALCEGASTLGVMLAPTMSEPSGPELPQYLAAAESFVAPDVLGASAWQRVMNVLTELAGGRAVTHLHTADGRPYARATLRVFQSGAQSPPHNDTYPALPCLEELDRQRQRELQLSWYLMLSAPERGGQLALFPVVHGDPAARDAEAAAQLHAPTLYDVRPGDMIVFDGGRYLHRVERCEGPTPRRTLGGFASLTRDGSALLVWS